GAATTTTAGGAGGCACGTATGTCAAAGAAAGACGTAATAGAAGTTGAAGGAAAAGTTGTTGAAAAATTGCCAAATGCTATGTTCCAAGTTGAACTAGAAAACGGACATCAAATCTTAGCCCATATTAGTGGTAAGCTAAGAATGCACTATATACGTATACTACCAGGTGATAAAGTG
This sequence is a window from Vallitaleaceae bacterium 9-2. Protein-coding genes within it:
- the infA gene encoding translation initiation factor IF-1 — encoded protein: MSKKDVIEVEGKVVEKLPNAMFQVELENGHQILAHISGKLRMHYIRILPGDKVTVEMSPYDLTKGRIIWRDK